Genomic segment of Deltaproteobacteria bacterium:
GCTCACGAGCCGTTCGTACCGCGAGCCAGCGTCCGGCGAGGGCTTCGTCTCGACGACGTAGACCGGCCTTCCGTCGATCGAGCCGTCCGGGAGCCGCCGCAGCTGGCCGGGAAACATGAAGCGGGCGAAGCGCGCGAAGTCCTCGAAGTCCACGTCGGTGCCGAAGAGCTCGCCATCCGGGCTGTCGGGCTCGATGCGCCGCGGGCTCGGCTGATCGGGGGTCCAGCGCCAGGCCTCGCCGACCCGATCGCCCTCGCTGAACAGATAGGCCGCCGTGTCCGTCGGGCGAGCGCCCGTGGATGCGACGATGACCCGGCGCATGCCCTGGATCGGCTGCTCGCCCCAGTACTGGCCTTCGATCACGCGCCCCTCGCCCTTCGCGCTGCGCCAGGTCAGCACGAAGCGGCCGCGCACCGACGGCGGCAGGCTGCGCAGCGCGCAGTCGATCACCTCGTTCATCGAGCCCGCGGCTCTGGCTGCTTCGGCGGGCGCGAGCGCGAGGAGCAGCGCGAGCCAGAGGCGACGCATCAGGCGAGCGCAGCAACCAGCTCGCGCCCGGCCTTCTCGACGAAGCGAAGCTGATCGTCGGCGTTGCGCCCCGGATTCAGCAGCACGAGCCGATCCACGCCGAGCGCCTGGTACGCGCGGGCGACGTCCGCATCGACCGCTCCTGCCGGGGTCACCGTGATCTCGAGTCGCCCGAGCGCGGCCGAGCGGTCGAAGCGCTGCTCGGCCGCGCGCAGACCTTCGAGCGCGTGCCGGGTCGCGTCGAGATCGAGCGCGAAGCCGTACCAGCCATTTCCGTAGCGCGCCGCGCGCCGCAGCCCCGAGGGGCTCATTCCGCCGACGAAAATCGGAGGGTGCGGCTTCTGCACCGGGTGCGGATGCGCCTGGATCGCGCCGAACGCCACGTACTCGCCCTTGTACTCGGGCTCGTCCTGGGTCCAGAGCGCGACGATCGCCTCGATGTACTCGTCGGTGCGCTTGCCGCGATCGCCGAAGGGAACGCCGAGCGCCTGGAACTCCGGCTTTAGGTACCCGGCTCCGAGCCCGAAGACCAGCCGCCCCTTCGAGAGTCGATCGACGCTGGCCAGCTCCTTCGCGAGCACGACGGGATTTCGCTGCGGCAGGATGATGATCCCGGTCGCGAGCAGGAGCCTGGTCGTGTGGGCGGCGAGGAACGAGAGCGCGACCGCCGGGTCGAGCAGCTTCATCTGCGGCGGCGCGGGCGACGGCGGAGCCTGCGGGTCGGGAAGCACGACGTGCTCCGCGGTCCAGACCGAATCGAAGCCGGCCGCCTCGGCCGCCTTCGCGACGCGCGAGGCGACGTCCGGATCGCTACACGGTCCGGTGTTGATTCCGTACAGCCCGAACTTCATCCGACCTCCCGGCGCGTGGCGAACGCGATCCGATTCTACCCCAGCCGCAGCGCGCCGGTCGCCATGGCGAGCGCCTCCGCGTCCCGCGCGAACTCTGGGACGTCGGCGTAGCGGCCGCCGTGGACCAGACGGGTCGCGCCCGCAGCGCGAAACGCGCGCGCCAGATCGGCTGCGCGCGCGGGGTCCGCGAGCGGAAGCCGCGTCAGCACGGCGACCTCGGGCGCGGGCTTGCCGGCCATCGCGAAGAGCTCGCGCAGCCGCGCGCAGTCCGCTTCGATCTGCTCGGGCCGGGCCGCCATCGGCATCCACCCGTCACCGTACCGTGTCGCCCGTTGGAGAGCGTGCGGCGGCGCGCCGCCGATCAGGATCCGCGGCCGCGCGGGCCGGGGCAGGAACAGGAACGCCTGGCCGTTGCGCTCGACCACGTCGCTCGCGAACGCGTCGTTCAGGAACGACAGGGTTTCGTCGCTCAGCGCGCCGCGCTTCTCGCGCGGCACGCCGAGCGCGCGGAACTCCGGCGCCATCCATCCCACGCCCACACCGAGCGTCGCGAACCGGCCCGCGCAGAGCTCCGCCACGGTCGCGATCGCCTTCGCGGTCGGCAGCGCCGGGCGGTAGGGGAGGATCAGCACCGCCGTCGCGAGCCCGATGCGCTCGGTCTTCGCGCCCAGCCAGGCGAGCGCGGTGAGCGGGTCGAGGTAGCGCCCGCCGGATCCCTCGGCGTCGTCCGGCGGGATCGCGATGTGGTCGGGCACGTGGATCTCGTCGAGGCCGGCGGCCTCGGCGGCGAGCGCGCAGGCAAGCAGCGTCTCGCGACTCGACTGCGGGCCCATGGTGCGAACCGCGATTCCGATCTTCATGCGGTCCAGCTTAGCCAGCGGTTTGACCGCGCGCGCTGCGAACCCGCAAGCTCGCGCCGTGTCGAAGCTCGCGCGCTCCAGAGCTCGGCGAGCGAGCCTCGCCGCGATCGCGTTGCTCTACGCGGTCTCGATCCCGTGGTACCGCGAGGGTGGCGCCGAGCCCGGAATCTGGCTCGGGCTTCCCGACTGGGCCGCGGTGGCGCTGGTCTGCTACGCCGGCGTCGCGCTTCTGAACAGCGTGGCCTGGTGGCTCGCGGAGGTTCCCGAGCACGACGGGGATGGCTCGTGAGCGTGGGAGCGCTCGGGCTTGCGGCGCTCGGCCTCTATCTGGCGGGGCTCTTCGCCGTCGCCGCGTTCGCGCGACGCGCCCGCCGCGACGACTCGCCGGGCGACCACTATCTGGCCGCGCGCGAGCTCGGCGTGTTCGTGCTGTTCCTGACCCTGTACGCCACGACCTACAGCGGGAACTCACTGATCGGCTATCCGGGCGAGGCCTACCGCAGCGGCTTCGCCTTCGTCATGGCGACCGGCTTCATGATGGCGATCGTCGTCTTCTTCCACGCGCTCGCGCCGAAGCTCCGGCCGCTCTCGGCGCGACACGGATTCGTGACGCCGGGCGATTTCCTGCGCTGGCGTTTCGGCGCGGAGCCGCACGGCCGGGCGCTTCGCGTCGCGGTCGCGCTGGTGATGATATTCGCGCTCTCGAACTTCCTGTTCTCGCAGCTGCGCGCGATGGGGGAGCTTGCGACCGAGGCGACCGGCGGGCTCGTGCCGTACGAGCTCGGCGTGGTGGGGCTGGCCGCGGTGATCCTCTTCTACGAGACGACCGGGGGCATGCGCGCCGTCGCGTGGACCGACGCGGTGCAGGCCGGGATCATGTTCGCGGGCCTGGGCGCGATGATCGTGTGGCTGCTGTCCACGCCCGGCGGGCTCGCGGGGCTCTCGACTCGGATCGCCGAGCTGCGCCCCGACGCCGTGGTCGTTCCCGGCGCCACTGCCCGGGCGAACTGGGCCTCGACGATCCTCTTGCTCGGCATCGGCAGCACGCTCTATCCGCAGGCGATCCAGCGCATCTACGCCGCGTCGTCGAGCCGCACGCTGAAGCGCGCGTTTGCGCTGATGACCTGGATGCCGCTCGTCACGACCGCGGTCGTGACGATGATCGGCCTGGCCGCGATCACGCGTCTGCCCGAGCTCGCCGGGGTCGATGCCGACCGCGTGATGCCGGCGCTGCTCGCGCTCTGGGCGCAGGACGGGCTCGCATCCGCGCTTGCGGCCGTGGTCGTGTTCCTGGCCGCGATCGCCGCGATCATGTCGACCGCGGACTCGGTCCTGCTCTCGGCCGGATCGTTGGTGGCGACCGATCTGCTGGACCGCCCGCGCGATGCGCCCGCGACCACGCTTCTAGGCAAGCGCGCTGCAGCGGCGCTCTTCGCCGCGATGATCGTCCTCGCGATGCGCCGCGACCTCACGCTCTGGCGGATCACCGAGCTCAAGATGGAGGTTCTGGTCCAGTGCGCGCCCGCGTTCCTGCTCGCGATCCACTGGCCGGGTCTGCGCGCGGGACCGACGCTCGCGGGCGTGGTGCTCGGCTCGGCGCTCGCGGCGGGGTCCGTGCTCGCCGGAGTCGAGCGATTCGGCGGCGTCCACGCGGGGCTGCTCGCGCTCGTCGCGAACGCCCTGGTCGCGACGCTCGGGTCGCTGCGCAGGTAAGATCGCGCGCGTGGAGAAGCTCGACCGCGACGATCGTGTGGCAAGGATCGAGGCCTGGATCGGCGCTAACGCCGGCGCTCCGGCGCGCGTGTCGAATCTGCGCCGCATGGCCGGAGGCTCGTCACGGCAGGTCTGGAGCCTCGACCTCGAGCTCGGCGGCGCAAGCGCGGCCGAGAAGCGTGCGCTCGTGCTGCGGATCGATCCGACCGCGGCCACGGCGCGCGGAGCCTCGGCCGATGGCGGCGGCTTCCGATTGGAGTTTCGCCTGCTCGAAGAGGCGCTGCGCTGCGAGGTCCCGGTGCCGCGCGTGTACTGGCCTTGCGCCGAGCTCGAGCCGCTGGGCGGGCCGTTCTACTTCATGGATCGGATCGAGGGCGAGACGATCGGAACGCGAATCCTGCGCGAGCCGTCGCTCGCGAACGCGCGGGAGCGGCTGCCCGAGCAGCTCGGCCGCGCGCTCGCGCGCATCCACCGCATGAATCCCGCCGCGCCCGGGCTCGAGCGGATCGCCCGCGCCGCGCCCGGCCAGTCGAGCGTCAGGGAGCAGCTCGCGCAGGTCCGGCGCGGCATCGACTCGGCGCCTTCCCCTACACCAGTCTGTGAATGGGCCTACCGGTGGCTCGAGCGCAGCGTGCCGGGCGGATCGGCCGCGCAGCCGGCCGCCGCGCTCGTGCACGGCGACTACCGGATGGGCAACGTGGTGGTCGGCCCCGAAGGGCTGCGCGCCGTGCTCGACTGGGAGCTCGCGCACGTGGGGGATCCGCACGAGGACCTGGCCTGGATGTGCACGAAGACCTGGCGATTCGGCAATCCGGCCGCGCCGGTCGGCGGAGTCGGTCCGCGCGAGCCGTTCTACCGCGCCTACGAAACCGAGAGCGGCCGAGTTCTCGATCGCGACGCGCTGCGCTGGTGGGAGGTGCTCTGCTCGGCGAAGGTCTGCGTCGTCTGGATCGTGCAGGTGAACGCCTATCTGTCGGGCGTCATCCCCAGCGTCGAGCAGGCCGCGATCGGACGGCGCATGGCCGAGACCGAGCTCGACCTGCTGCAGCTCCTCGAAGACGCGTAGGGTCCGAGCGAGTCGCGCAAGCCGACGACCCAGCCGATCACCGCCAGGACCGGGGTCTCGAGTGCCGCGGCCTCGAAGTCCCGTTCGGCCTGCGCGACGGTGGTGACCAGCACCCGCTCTCGTGGGGAGCAGCCCGCGCTCACGAATGCGACGGGAAGATCGGCCGGATAGCCCAGCGCCACGAGCTGTGTACGCCAGGCGGGCACGGTGGCTCCGGCCATCAGCAGCACCAAGGTGTTGCGCGGCTGATAGGGCGGGATCGAGTAGCGTCCGTCCTCGTCCCGACGGTGCGCCGTGGCGACGGTGAAGCTGTCCGCGAAGTCGCGATGGGTGACCGGGATTCCCGCGAGTGCGGGTACGGCGGTGGCGCTGGAGACGCCCGGGACGATCTCGAACTCGATCCCGTGCTCCGCGAGCGGGAGGATCTCTTCTCCTACCCGTCCCAGGACGGAGGGATCCCCTCCCTTGAGGCGAACGACGTCCTTGTCAGCGAGCGCGAGCTCCACGAGCAGTCGATTGATCTGCTCCTGCGTCATCGCGTGTCGGCCGCAGCGCTTTCCCACGTGAACGAGCTCGGCGCGAAGGCCCTCGAGGAGCTCCGGGCTCACCAGGCTGTCGTACAGGACGACATCTGCTTCCTGCAGCGCGCGCAATCCGCGAACGGTGATGAGCTCGGGATCGCCCGGTCCCGCTCCGACGAAGCGCACCCTGCCGCGCAATGTTGCACCTCCCGCCGTCGAGTGTCTCCCCGCATTCTGCCAGATCCGTGCCGTGACATCCGCGCTCACCGGGCCTGGATTCGGCTTGCTCGAAGCTCGAGCCGGTGCACACTTCGACACATCACCGAGTGACACGGCGCCGCATGCCGTCGTCCCGCTCGCTCGAAGAACTCCGCGCGAGGGGTCTAGCGCGGGCATTCGAATTGCAACTCTGTGCGAACGGGAGGTTCCGCATGTTCAAGTTCGTAGCGATTGATTGCAGCGTGTCGCGTTCGTTGGCCCGCAGGCTCGCGCTAGGCGCGGTCGGTGTTTTCGCTCTCTTGCTCCAGGCTGCGCCCGCAATGTCGGCCGACCCGGCGCCCGCGCCCGTCGTCGTCCAGCCGGTGCCGAAGCTGACGCCCGCGGAGTTCGACCAGGGCAAGCAGATCTACTTCGATCGCTGCTCGGGGTGCCACGGAACGTTGCGCAAGGGCGCGACCGGACCGGTGATCGACGACACCGCCATGCGCCAGAAGACGCTCGAGAAGCTCGAGAGCGTGATCTACGACGGCACCGATGCCGGCATGCCCGGCTGGGGCCGCACGGGCGAGATGACGAAGGCCGAGACCACGCTGATGGCGAAGTTCCTGCAGAACACACCGCCGATCCCGCCCGAGATGAGCATCGCGGACATGAAGAAGACGCACAAGATCCACGTTCCGGTCGAGCAGCGGCTCAAGAAGCCCGAGCACGACTACGACATCGACGAGCTCTTCGGCGTGATCCTGCGCGACGCGGGCAAGGGCGCGGTCATCGACGGCAAGAGCAAGAAGCTGCTCAGCGTCGTCGACACCGGCTACGCGGTCCACATCTTCCGATCGTCCGCGACCGGGCGGTATTTCTACACGATCGGCCGCGACGGCAAGGTGAGCCTGATCGACCTCTACGCGGCCAAGCCGACCGTGGTGGCCGAGGTCCGCACCTGTCTCGACGCGCGCAGCGTCGAGGTCTCGAAGTACAAGGGGCCGAAGGGCGACTTCGTCGACCAGCTCGCGATCGTCGGCTGCTACTGGCCACCGCAGCTGGTCATCATCGACGGGCAGACACTGGAGCCGAAGAAGGTGATCTCGACCCGGTCGATGACCTACGACACGGACGAGTACCACCCGGAGCCGCGCGTCGCGACGATCCTCGCCTCGCACTTCGACAGCGAGTGGGTGGTCGCGATCAAGGAGACGGGCCTGGTCTGGCTGGTCGACTACTCGGACCTCGAGAACGTCAAGATGCACCAGATCGAGACCGAGCGGTTCCTGCACGACGGTGGCTGGGATGCGACCAAGCGCTACCTGCTGATCGCCGCGAACATGCGCGACCAGATGGTGGTCGTGGACACCAAGGAGAAGAAGTTCGTCACCAAGTTCGAGACCGGCGTGAAGCCGCACCCCGGCCGCGGCGCGAACTGGATCGATCCGGAGTACGGGCCGGTGAGCGCGACCACGCATCTGGGCGAGGGGAAGATCAGCGTCTACGGATCGGATCCCGCGAAGCACCCGGAGCACGCCTGGAAGGTCGTGCGCGAGGCGGAGACTGCCGGACCGGGATTGTTCCTGAAGACCCATCCGAAGAGCGAGAACGTCTGGACCGACGCCACGTTCGCCAAGGACGGCAACTCCAACCAGACGATCTGCGTGTTCAAGAAGAAGGACTTCGACGCCGACCCCACCTGCTTCCCGGCCACCCAGCACGGGAAGATCGTGCACTTCGAGTACAACAAAGCTGGCGACGAGGTCTGGGCATCGGTCTGGGACAAGAAGGGCGCGCTGATCGTCTACGACGACAAGACGCTCAAGGAGAAGGCCCGGATCGAAGCCGACTGGATGGTCACCCCTACCGGAAAGTGGAACGTCTATAACACTGTCCAGGACGTCTACTGATCCGAGGGAGGATTCGTGAAGCGATTCGTGATCGCGGTGGTGTCCGCGTGCGTGCTCCTGGCCAGCGGGGGTCCGGCGCACGCGGACGGGAAGAAGCCCCACCAGTTCGCAGGGGCGACGAAGTGCCGCTCGTGCCACGAGAAGGACGAGATCGGCAACCAGTACGGGAAGTGGCTCGACTCCAAGCACGCCAAGGCTTGGGGGACTCTCGCCTCCGACAAGGCGAAGCAGTGGGGCAAGGACAGGGGGATCGACGACCCCCAGGCCTCCGACAAGTGCGTGAAGTGCCACGTCGCCGGGCACGGCGAGCCCAAGGCCCGCCTCGGGATGAAGTACGCCAAGACGGAGGGCGTGACCTGCGAGGCGTGTCACGGACCGGGCAGTGACTACCGCAAGAAGAAGATCATGATGGATCAGAAGAAGGCGGTGGAGAAGGGCCTCGTGCTGCAGAGCGAGAAGGTCTGCCTGACCTGCCACAACGACGAGAGCCCCGCCTGGGATCCCGCGCGCTACAAGCTGGCCGGAGGCAAGACCGCGGGATTCGACTACGAGCAGGCGACGAAGGCGATCGCGCATCCGGTGCCGGCAGGGTACGACCCGTCCAAGGACAGCGACGCAGAGTAGGACGTGGCGGACACGGAGGACGGCGAAGGCATCGAGAAGCGGGTTCAGGGCGCGACGTGGACGGTCCTGGGCGGCGCGCTGGTCTTCGTGCTCATGCTCTTCTCGTTGCAGTGCCCGCACGGGGAGGACGGAAGCCGAGCGGACTACCCGAAGCGCACGTTGCCGCCGGAGCCGGAGCCCGTGCTGCTCGCCGGGCCCGAGCCGAGCGACGACTACTTCCCCTGCAGCGACTGCCACGACGAGACGATGAAGGTCGATCCCGAGCGGCGCGCGATGGAGGAGGACCACGAAGACATCGAGGTCGTCCATGGCGACCTGTGGTGCCTGCAGTGTCACTCGGCCGAAGACCGCGACTCGCTCCAGCTCGCGGACCGCACTCACGTGGCGTTCGGGGAATCGTGGAAGATGTGCCTGCAGTGCCACGGGCAGAGGCGCCAGGACTGGCCGACCGGAATCCACGGCAAACGCACCGGTCACTGGTGGGGCCCGAAGGAGGTCCGGACCTGCATCGAGTGCCACGACCCGCACGCGCCGCGCTTCAAGGCGATCGAGCCGCTTCCGCCTCCGCGACGTCCGGAGGCGATCCTGAGCTCGACCGCCGCGGCGTCGAGCGTTCCCGCCCAGGAGGTCTCCGATGAACC
This window contains:
- a CDS encoding outer membrane lipoprotein-sorting protein, producing the protein MRRLWLALLLALAPAEAARAAGSMNEVIDCALRSLPPSVRGRFVLTWRSAKGEGRVIEGQYWGEQPIQGMRRVIVASTGARPTDTAAYLFSEGDRVGEAWRWTPDQPSPRRIEPDSPDGELFGTDVDFEDFARFARFMFPGQLRRLPDGSIDGRPVYVVETKPSPDAGSRYERLVSSVDREWCVILRREGYEADFKGGAEPSEVMSASPNDVKIVDGFARVTRATLRDLRDGSETRAELVDLELEAVLPEGFFEPRNLPNVVK
- a CDS encoding LLM class F420-dependent oxidoreductase, translating into MKFGLYGINTGPCSDPDVASRVAKAAEAAGFDSVWTAEHVVLPDPQAPPSPAPPQMKLLDPAVALSFLAAHTTRLLLATGIIILPQRNPVVLAKELASVDRLSKGRLVFGLGAGYLKPEFQALGVPFGDRGKRTDEYIEAIVALWTQDEPEYKGEYVAFGAIQAHPHPVQKPHPPIFVGGMSPSGLRRAARYGNGWYGFALDLDATRHALEGLRAAEQRFDRSAALGRLEITVTPAGAVDADVARAYQALGVDRLVLLNPGRNADDQLRFVEKAGRELVAALA
- a CDS encoding TIGR03619 family F420-dependent LLM class oxidoreductase; translated protein: MKIGIAVRTMGPQSSRETLLACALAAEAAGLDEIHVPDHIAIPPDDAEGSGGRYLDPLTALAWLGAKTERIGLATAVLILPYRPALPTAKAIATVAELCAGRFATLGVGVGWMAPEFRALGVPREKRGALSDETLSFLNDAFASDVVERNGQAFLFLPRPARPRILIGGAPPHALQRATRYGDGWMPMAARPEQIEADCARLRELFAMAGKPAPEVAVLTRLPLADPARAADLARAFRAAGATRLVHGGRYADVPEFARDAEALAMATGALRLG
- a CDS encoding sodium:solute symporter family protein — translated: MVGHVDLVEAGGLGGERAGKQRLATRLRAHGANRDSDLHAVQLSQRFDRARCEPASSRRVEARALQSSASEPRRDRVALRGLDPVVPRGWRRARNLARASRLGRGGAGLLRRRRASEQRGLVARGGSRARRGWLVSVGALGLAALGLYLAGLFAVAAFARRARRDDSPGDHYLAARELGVFVLFLTLYATTYSGNSLIGYPGEAYRSGFAFVMATGFMMAIVVFFHALAPKLRPLSARHGFVTPGDFLRWRFGAEPHGRALRVAVALVMIFALSNFLFSQLRAMGELATEATGGLVPYELGVVGLAAVILFYETTGGMRAVAWTDAVQAGIMFAGLGAMIVWLLSTPGGLAGLSTRIAELRPDAVVVPGATARANWASTILLLGIGSTLYPQAIQRIYAASSSRTLKRAFALMTWMPLVTTAVVTMIGLAAITRLPELAGVDADRVMPALLALWAQDGLASALAAVVVFLAAIAAIMSTADSVLLSAGSLVATDLLDRPRDAPATTLLGKRAAAALFAAMIVLAMRRDLTLWRITELKMEVLVQCAPAFLLAIHWPGLRAGPTLAGVVLGSALAAGSVLAGVERFGGVHAGLLALVANALVATLGSLRR
- a CDS encoding phosphotransferase family protein, encoding MEKLDRDDRVARIEAWIGANAGAPARVSNLRRMAGGSSRQVWSLDLELGGASAAEKRALVLRIDPTAATARGASADGGGFRLEFRLLEEALRCEVPVPRVYWPCAELEPLGGPFYFMDRIEGETIGTRILREPSLANARERLPEQLGRALARIHRMNPAAPGLERIARAAPGQSSVREQLAQVRRGIDSAPSPTPVCEWAYRWLERSVPGGSAAQPAAALVHGDYRMGNVVVGPEGLRAVLDWELAHVGDPHEDLAWMCTKTWRFGNPAAPVGGVGPREPFYRAYETESGRVLDRDALRWWEVLCSAKVCVVWIVQVNAYLSGVIPSVEQAAIGRRMAETELDLLQLLEDA
- the cobA gene encoding uroporphyrinogen-III C-methyltransferase → MPALDPSRGVLRASGTTACGAVSLGDVSKCAPARASSKPNPGPVSADVTARIWQNAGRHSTAGGATLRGRVRFVGAGPGDPELITVRGLRALQEADVVLYDSLVSPELLEGLRAELVHVGKRCGRHAMTQEQINRLLVELALADKDVVRLKGGDPSVLGRVGEEILPLAEHGIEFEIVPGVSSATAVPALAGIPVTHRDFADSFTVATAHRRDEDGRYSIPPYQPRNTLVLLMAGATVPAWRTQLVALGYPADLPVAFVSAGCSPRERVLVTTVAQAERDFEAAALETPVLAVIGWVVGLRDSLGPYASSRSCSRSSSVSAMRRPIAACSTLGMTPDR
- a CDS encoding nitrite reductase codes for the protein MFKFVAIDCSVSRSLARRLALGAVGVFALLLQAAPAMSADPAPAPVVVQPVPKLTPAEFDQGKQIYFDRCSGCHGTLRKGATGPVIDDTAMRQKTLEKLESVIYDGTDAGMPGWGRTGEMTKAETTLMAKFLQNTPPIPPEMSIADMKKTHKIHVPVEQRLKKPEHDYDIDELFGVILRDAGKGAVIDGKSKKLLSVVDTGYAVHIFRSSATGRYFYTIGRDGKVSLIDLYAAKPTVVAEVRTCLDARSVEVSKYKGPKGDFVDQLAIVGCYWPPQLVIIDGQTLEPKKVISTRSMTYDTDEYHPEPRVATILASHFDSEWVVAIKETGLVWLVDYSDLENVKMHQIETERFLHDGGWDATKRYLLIAANMRDQMVVVDTKEKKFVTKFETGVKPHPGRGANWIDPEYGPVSATTHLGEGKISVYGSDPAKHPEHAWKVVREAETAGPGLFLKTHPKSENVWTDATFAKDGNSNQTICVFKKKDFDADPTCFPATQHGKIVHFEYNKAGDEVWASVWDKKGALIVYDDKTLKEKARIEADWMVTPTGKWNVYNTVQDVY